Proteins from a genomic interval of Verrucomicrobiota bacterium:
- a CDS encoding PadR family transcriptional regulator produces MKSFHGHPYEDRHFGRGRFEHEGRGHRGGGPGRFFESGDLRFVILHLISDAPRHGYEIIKLIENQMGGAHAPSPGIIYPTLTMLEEMGLAAVTVEGTRKLYSITDQGRRELDANREMTDAILHRLQQAGERHARDRSGPIMRAMENLRMVLRMRGDQLPPDQLAAVTDIIDNAAKQIERLGWDGSPSKSKPQDTL; encoded by the coding sequence ATGAAATCTTTCCACGGACACCCTTATGAGGACAGGCACTTCGGCCGAGGTCGATTCGAACACGAAGGCCGCGGGCATCGCGGCGGAGGGCCGGGCCGCTTTTTTGAGAGCGGTGACCTGCGTTTCGTCATCCTGCACCTGATCAGCGACGCCCCGCGCCACGGCTACGAAATCATCAAGCTGATCGAGAACCAGATGGGCGGTGCCCATGCGCCCAGCCCGGGCATTATTTATCCCACGCTCACCATGCTGGAGGAGATGGGACTGGCTGCGGTCACCGTCGAAGGCACGCGCAAACTCTATTCGATCACGGATCAAGGGCGGCGCGAACTTGATGCCAACCGCGAGATGACGGATGCCATCCTGCACCGGTTGCAACAGGCCGGCGAGCGGCACGCGCGCGACCGTTCCGGCCCGATCATGCGGGCGATGGAGAATCTCCGGATGGTGCTCCGCATGCGCGGCGACCAGTTGCCCCCTGACCAGCTCGCGGCGGTGACCGACATCATCGACAATGCCGCCAAGCAGATTGAGCGCCTGGGGTGGGACGGTAGCCCCTCCAAAAGTAAACCGCAGGACACGCTATGA
- a CDS encoding MBL fold metallo-hydrolase, which yields MNAPGSNPTPNRFSLPSALALIVGAALLLPSLGQMSGQPQQSASAGAASGTPQPGPVHALKVTVLSTMLTDAAGVGEWGFSALVEVAGKRLLFDAGGRPDTVLNNARELGIDLSGVEDAILSHHHWDHVTGLVTLRRELSKANPNALCRAHVGRGIFLERLIPPGAMASGRMSMAEVKSGYEALGGKFIEYAEPKELFAGVWLTGPVPRPYPEKNYPAGIHLRDPSGKLLEDNIPEDQSLVLDTAKGLVVLTGCGHAGLINILTYARQTVRPDTPVYAALGGFHLFAAKADALAWTADKLKGFGVAQILGAHCTGIEPVYYFRERLGLERKACVVGAVGASFDLAQGIHPGNIAQ from the coding sequence ATGAATGCACCCGGTTCGAATCCAACACCGAACCGCTTCTCCCTCCCTTCAGCCCTCGCCTTGATCGTTGGCGCGGCGCTGCTGTTGCCGAGCTTGGGGCAAATGAGTGGTCAACCGCAGCAAAGCGCCAGTGCCGGTGCGGCTTCCGGCACGCCGCAGCCGGGTCCGGTCCACGCCTTGAAGGTCACCGTGCTTTCCACCATGCTGACCGACGCGGCGGGCGTGGGCGAATGGGGCTTTTCCGCTCTGGTGGAGGTCGCGGGCAAACGCCTGCTCTTTGACGCCGGCGGCCGGCCCGATACCGTGCTCAACAACGCGCGTGAACTCGGCATCGACCTTTCAGGCGTTGAAGACGCCATCCTCTCGCATCATCACTGGGATCATGTCACGGGCCTGGTAACCTTGCGGCGCGAACTGTCCAAGGCCAACCCCAACGCCCTTTGCCGCGCGCACGTCGGCCGCGGCATTTTCCTGGAGCGATTGATCCCGCCGGGCGCGATGGCCTCAGGCAGGATGTCCATGGCCGAAGTCAAAAGCGGCTACGAAGCGCTCGGGGGCAAATTCATCGAGTACGCCGAACCCAAGGAGCTCTTTGCCGGCGTGTGGCTCACCGGTCCGGTCCCGCGGCCCTACCCGGAAAAGAATTACCCGGCGGGCATCCACCTGCGCGATCCCAGCGGGAAACTGCTGGAGGACAACATCCCGGAGGATCAATCGCTGGTCCTCGACACCGCTAAGGGCTTGGTTGTGCTGACCGGCTGCGGTCACGCGGGGCTCATTAACATCCTGACTTATGCGCGCCAGACGGTGCGGCCGGACACGCCGGTGTACGCCGCCCTCGGCGGGTTCCACTTGTTTGCGGCAAAGGCGGACGCGCTCGCCTGGACCGCTGACAAGTTGAAAGGATTCGGGGTGGCGCAGATCCTGGGTGCCCACTGCACCGGCATCGAGCCGGTTTACTATTTCCGTGAGCGCCTGGGGTTGGAACGCAAGGCGTGCGTGGTTGGCGCGGTGGGTGCATCCTTCGACTTGGCCCAGGGCATCCACCCGGGCAACATCGCGCAATAA
- a CDS encoding DUF305 domain-containing protein has protein sequence MRTSSLLVTLALGITILRTASPSNPEPTPDIALDQAMAAMHSAMAKIRCSGNPDADFARMMIPYHQGAIDMAKVELHFGKDLRLRRLAQEIIVTQQSEIQVMRAALEAYDLSSADPKRNNWCTP, from the coding sequence ATGCGTACCTCTTCCCTGCTCGTTACTCTCGCACTCGGGATAACCATACTCCGGACGGCCTCGCCTTCGAATCCGGAACCGACGCCGGACATTGCGTTAGACCAGGCCATGGCTGCGATGCACTCGGCGATGGCTAAGATTCGGTGCTCCGGGAACCCGGACGCCGATTTCGCCCGGATGATGATTCCCTATCATCAGGGAGCGATCGACATGGCGAAAGTCGAACTGCACTTCGGCAAGGACCTTCGCCTGCGGCGCTTGGCTCAGGAGATCATCGTCACTCAGCAGTCCGAGATCCAAGTGATGCGGGCCGCGCTCGAAGCTTACGACCTTTCTTCCGCCGACCCGAAGCGTAACAACTGGTGCACCCCATGA
- a CDS encoding beta-propeller fold lactonase family protein produces MIKRLRHCLASALLFCAGTGAGLAAQAPHAASDPDVPLSAHDRVYTADQTSNTVSVYDPSRNQLLGVLRLGDVTPQNLSPLYRGQLLVHGLGFSFDHKTVAVVSIGSNSVTFLDAATNAVKYVTYVGRSPHEPFFTPDGSELWVTVRGEDYVSVIDPATYQEKDRIVVGNGPGMTVFRPDGKYAFVCSSFIPETKVVEVQTHRIVATVPQASPFSPNIAATPDGRQVWFTLKDVGKAQLFRAEPPFEVLATLDTGPITNHVNFVRNRNGQFAYVTVGGENRVKVYTTTDAPELVATIPTGELPHGIWPSGDGTRVYVALENGTGINVINALTNQVEARINGGQSSQALVYVPGAVPTGDGLAHLEPLSASGLAEHLLLGPPGSSSQAAPTTVTLDNQGLIDLLQAAVTGLKPEAAYRLALVRDRADPYREFEPLSTFQTNAAGAAIVNTLGPLRRVMAGSAASDDRRYLVIVPVEEGNRPEPVQVQRE; encoded by the coding sequence ATGATCAAACGACTTCGTCACTGCCTCGCATCGGCGTTGCTCTTTTGCGCAGGGACCGGCGCCGGCCTTGCGGCCCAAGCGCCGCATGCTGCCAGTGATCCCGACGTCCCCCTCAGCGCGCACGATCGCGTCTACACGGCCGACCAAACCTCGAACACGGTCTCGGTTTACGATCCTTCCCGCAACCAGCTTCTTGGTGTGCTTCGGCTCGGGGACGTGACGCCCCAGAACTTGAGCCCGCTTTACCGTGGCCAGTTGCTCGTCCATGGGCTCGGGTTCTCCTTCGATCACAAGACGGTAGCCGTCGTCTCGATCGGGTCCAATTCCGTGACCTTCCTCGACGCCGCGACTAACGCCGTCAAGTACGTCACGTACGTCGGCCGGTCGCCGCACGAACCGTTTTTCACCCCCGACGGCAGCGAGCTCTGGGTCACGGTCCGGGGCGAAGACTACGTGTCGGTGATCGATCCGGCCACTTATCAGGAGAAAGACCGGATTGTGGTCGGCAACGGGCCCGGCATGACGGTCTTTCGGCCCGACGGCAAGTACGCCTTCGTCTGTTCCAGCTTCATCCCGGAAACCAAGGTCGTGGAGGTTCAGACGCACCGAATCGTGGCCACCGTGCCCCAGGCGTCCCCGTTTTCACCGAACATTGCGGCCACGCCGGACGGCCGGCAGGTCTGGTTTACCCTCAAAGACGTGGGCAAAGCCCAGCTGTTTCGGGCTGAGCCCCCGTTTGAGGTCTTGGCCACTCTGGACACCGGCCCCATCACCAACCACGTCAATTTTGTGCGTAACCGGAACGGCCAATTCGCGTACGTCACCGTCGGAGGCGAAAACCGGGTCAAGGTCTACACGACGACCGACGCGCCCGAGTTGGTGGCCACCATTCCGACGGGCGAACTGCCGCACGGCATCTGGCCCTCCGGCGATGGGACCCGCGTGTACGTGGCGCTGGAAAACGGGACCGGCATCAACGTGATCAACGCGTTGACCAACCAGGTGGAGGCCAGGATCAACGGGGGCCAGTCGTCGCAAGCCCTCGTGTACGTGCCGGGGGCGGTGCCGACGGGAGACGGCTTGGCGCACCTCGAACCGCTGTCCGCCTCGGGCTTGGCGGAGCACCTCTTGTTGGGGCCGCCCGGCAGCTCGTCCCAAGCGGCGCCCACGACCGTCACGCTCGATAACCAGGGCCTGATCGACCTGCTGCAGGCCGCGGTCACCGGGCTAAAACCCGAGGCCGCGTACCGCTTGGCGCTCGTGCGGGACCGGGCGGACCCGTACCGGGAATTTGAGCCTTTGAGTACGTTCCAAACCAACGCGGCCGGCGCCGCGATCGTCAACACGCTGGGTCCCCTTCGCCGGGTGATGGCCGGCTCGGCCGCCTCCGATGACCGGCGTTACCTGGTGATCGTGCCGGTGGAGGAAGGCAACCGGCCCGAGCCCGTGCAGGTCCAGCGGGAGTGA
- a CDS encoding alpha/beta hydrolase, producing MKHLRVNDYNLAYLEVGQGPPLVCIHGSLCDFRVWSPVLGPLSRRHRVIALSLRHFFPERWDGRGPGFTVGQHVADVVAFIEGLGVGALHLLGHSRGGHLAFRVAQRRPDLVRKLILAEPGGDLDPSLAVSDPAAAAFPPLRAHVAAAAEKIASGDVDGGLSRFLDGVEGEGAWRRLPAAARQELRDNAYTLLGQLNEQRQPYSRADAKSIRVPTLFIGGQETSGSLPVILRVLAAHVPGARATLIPNATHPMFEQDPVRFSAAVIDFLDS from the coding sequence ATGAAGCACCTTCGCGTCAACGATTATAACTTGGCTTACCTTGAGGTGGGGCAAGGCCCGCCCCTCGTCTGCATCCACGGCTCGCTGTGCGATTTTCGGGTCTGGTCGCCGGTGTTGGGGCCCTTGTCCCGCCGGCACCGGGTTATCGCGCTCAGCCTGCGGCACTTCTTTCCCGAACGCTGGGACGGCCGGGGCCCCGGCTTCACGGTCGGCCAGCACGTAGCCGACGTGGTGGCCTTCATCGAGGGCCTGGGGGTTGGCGCCCTCCACCTGCTGGGCCATTCTCGTGGCGGGCACCTCGCCTTCCGGGTGGCGCAACGCCGGCCGGACCTCGTGCGCAAGCTGATTCTGGCGGAGCCCGGGGGTGATCTGGATCCCTCGCTGGCGGTCTCCGATCCGGCCGCTGCGGCTTTTCCCCCGTTGCGCGCCCACGTGGCGGCCGCGGCGGAAAAGATAGCCTCGGGAGACGTCGATGGCGGCTTGAGCCGCTTTCTCGATGGGGTCGAGGGTGAGGGCGCTTGGCGGCGGCTGCCCGCAGCCGCCCGGCAGGAGCTTCGCGACAACGCCTACACCCTGCTGGGGCAGCTCAACGAGCAGCGTCAGCCCTATTCACGGGCCGATGCGAAATCGATCCGCGTGCCGACGCTGTTCATCGGCGGGCAGGAGACGTCCGGCTCGCTCCCGGTGATCCTGCGCGTTCTGGCGGCGCACGTGCCGGGCGCGCGGGCCACGCTGATCCCGAACGCGACCCATCCGATGTTCGAACAGGATCCGGTGCGCTTCAGCGCGGCCGTTATCGATTTCCTGGACTCGTGA
- a CDS encoding ABC transporter substrate-binding protein: protein MKTRTCSRLLLAAVMGVALADASHADTSKMRIAFSNNYAGNSWRQAMLKSWDIVTRKAVADGIVAAADVFTTADKEVPTQAAQIQNLILQGYNAIVINASSPDALNGAIKQACDAGIVVVSFDGIVTEPCAWRVVVNFKDYGEQEVEHLAKSLPKGGNLLEIRGLAGTSIDDAIHSGIVEGVQKHPDFKLVSSVEGDWDQTTAQKAVATVLPSLPEIVGVVDQGGDGYGAAQAFIAAKRKLPIITMGNRQDELAWWKEQKDKNGYSTWSASIAPGVCTLAFWVAQQILDGHKDIPHDLIVPYLQFTQDDFEAALPNIPAGGVASHEYTQEEAKKAIEANMNQGKTAEASTKQ from the coding sequence ATGAAGACACGTACCTGCAGCAGGCTTCTACTGGCGGCTGTAATGGGAGTTGCGTTGGCTGACGCGAGCCACGCAGACACCAGTAAAATGCGCATCGCGTTCTCCAACAACTATGCCGGTAATTCCTGGCGGCAAGCCATGTTGAAGAGTTGGGACATCGTCACCAGAAAAGCGGTGGCAGACGGTATCGTTGCCGCGGCCGACGTGTTCACCACGGCCGACAAGGAGGTACCGACCCAGGCAGCCCAGATTCAGAATCTGATCCTGCAGGGTTACAACGCGATCGTCATTAACGCGTCCTCACCCGATGCCTTGAACGGCGCTATCAAGCAGGCCTGTGACGCCGGCATCGTGGTCGTGTCATTCGATGGGATCGTCACCGAGCCTTGCGCCTGGCGCGTGGTGGTCAACTTCAAGGATTATGGCGAGCAGGAAGTCGAGCACCTGGCCAAATCGCTGCCCAAAGGCGGCAACTTGCTGGAGATCCGCGGCCTTGCCGGCACCTCGATCGACGACGCGATCCATAGCGGGATTGTGGAAGGGGTCCAAAAGCATCCGGACTTCAAGCTCGTCAGCAGCGTTGAGGGCGACTGGGACCAGACCACTGCGCAAAAGGCGGTCGCCACGGTCCTGCCGTCCCTTCCCGAAATCGTGGGCGTCGTGGACCAGGGCGGGGATGGGTACGGCGCCGCGCAAGCCTTCATCGCGGCCAAACGCAAGCTGCCGATTATTACCATGGGCAACCGCCAGGATGAGCTCGCCTGGTGGAAAGAACAAAAGGATAAGAACGGCTATTCCACGTGGTCGGCGTCCATCGCGCCCGGCGTCTGCACCCTTGCGTTCTGGGTGGCGCAACAGATCCTGGACGGGCACAAGGACATTCCTCATGACCTGATCGTGCCGTACCTCCAGTTCACGCAGGACGACTTCGAGGCGGCGTTGCCCAACATCCCCGCCGGGGGCGTCGCCAGCCATGAATACACGCAAGAGGAGGCCAAGAAGGCGATCGAGGCAAACATGAATCAGGGGAAGACGGCTGAGGCAAGCACGAAGCAGTGA
- a CDS encoding ABC transporter permease, translated as MKTNLACSHDKASVPGGNEAAGHHLIGLALAGLRFGPGFILAALVLTLGLSSPYFFTARNLGNVLAQTATIAVLAMGQHLVILTRGIDLSVGSVLALSSVAGALVYREVHSSAVVIASMLGTGLAAGFINGFVYVWGRLPHPFIVTLATLSIARGLALELAGGAAIPGMPATILFLGGGSIGGVPTSALVAGGVALVLAGMARWLVWGRWIYSVGGNPDAARRVGIPMRGVLLSVYMICGITAGIGAVLTSGRTAAGSPLFGNLAELDSIAAVIIGGASFLGGRGHIGNALTGALMIGVIRNALNLLNVDIFFQLIAIGIIIVLAVEADVLRGRLEERFRMIQSLRVNQ; from the coding sequence ATGAAGACGAACCTCGCCTGTTCTCATGACAAGGCCTCTGTTCCCGGCGGAAACGAAGCGGCAGGCCACCACCTCATCGGCCTGGCTCTTGCAGGCCTGCGATTCGGCCCTGGCTTCATTCTTGCGGCGCTCGTGCTAACCCTGGGCCTCAGCTCACCGTATTTCTTTACGGCGCGAAATCTTGGAAACGTCCTCGCGCAAACCGCGACCATAGCGGTTCTGGCGATGGGCCAACACCTCGTCATTTTGACCCGCGGGATTGATCTATCCGTCGGATCGGTCTTGGCCCTTTCATCGGTTGCCGGCGCACTGGTCTACAGGGAGGTGCACTCGAGCGCGGTCGTCATCGCGTCGATGCTAGGAACCGGCTTGGCCGCGGGTTTTATCAACGGATTCGTCTATGTATGGGGGCGCCTTCCGCACCCGTTCATCGTCACCCTGGCGACCCTTAGCATTGCGAGAGGGCTCGCCCTTGAACTGGCTGGAGGCGCGGCCATTCCGGGGATGCCCGCCACGATTCTCTTCCTGGGCGGCGGCTCAATCGGCGGCGTGCCGACGTCGGCATTGGTCGCCGGAGGCGTGGCGCTTGTCCTGGCCGGTATGGCCCGGTGGCTCGTGTGGGGTCGATGGATCTACTCGGTTGGCGGGAACCCGGATGCGGCACGGCGGGTTGGGATACCGATGAGGGGCGTTCTGTTGTCCGTTTACATGATCTGCGGCATCACCGCGGGAATCGGTGCAGTCCTAACCTCGGGGCGGACAGCGGCCGGATCTCCTCTTTTTGGCAACCTGGCTGAACTCGATTCGATTGCGGCGGTTATCATCGGAGGAGCGAGTTTCCTCGGGGGTCGCGGTCATATCGGAAACGCGCTGACCGGAGCGTTGATGATTGGAGTTATCCGAAACGCTCTCAACCTTCTAAACGTGGACATCTTTTTTCAGCTGATCGCCATCGGTATAATCATCGTCCTGGCGGTTGAAGCGGATGTCCTGCGTGGAAGACTCGAAGAGCGGTTCCGTATGATACAATCGTTGAGGGTAAATCAGTGA
- a CDS encoding sugar ABC transporter ATP-binding protein — MRSPELVVRNLSKRFGAIVALDDVSLEVNRGQVLALLGDNGAGKSTLIKCISGVHQLDSGIIELGGQPVHIRSPADARRLGIETVYQDLALFDNLGPSANFYAGRELAGPPWLPRGMRLLRGREMNETTRRLLDQLRVRLPSFDALIGLMSGGQRQAIAVARATAFATRVVILDEPTAALGVRETKQVLELIVQLRNQDSAVILITHNLDHVIEIADRAVVMRRGRNAGETKPKPENRQEIVSMIVGA, encoded by the coding sequence CTGCGTTCTCCTGAACTGGTGGTCAGGAATCTATCGAAGCGGTTCGGAGCCATCGTAGCCCTGGACGATGTCAGTTTAGAGGTGAATCGCGGGCAAGTGCTGGCCCTGCTCGGCGACAACGGTGCCGGGAAGTCAACCCTGATCAAATGTATAAGTGGTGTTCACCAGCTTGATTCGGGCATCATCGAACTAGGCGGGCAACCGGTGCACATTCGTTCGCCGGCGGACGCCCGGCGACTTGGAATTGAAACGGTTTATCAGGACCTGGCGCTTTTTGACAATCTTGGCCCGAGCGCAAACTTCTATGCAGGCCGGGAGTTGGCGGGCCCGCCGTGGCTACCTCGTGGGATGCGGCTCCTGCGCGGGCGCGAGATGAATGAGACCACGCGCAGGCTGCTCGATCAACTGCGTGTAAGACTGCCGAGCTTTGATGCGCTCATCGGGCTGATGTCAGGAGGTCAACGCCAGGCAATTGCGGTTGCCCGGGCAACGGCCTTTGCAACGCGCGTGGTCATTTTAGACGAGCCGACCGCGGCGTTAGGCGTTCGTGAAACCAAGCAGGTTCTCGAGTTGATCGTACAACTGCGCAATCAGGACAGCGCCGTGATCCTGATAACGCACAACCTGGATCACGTCATCGAAATTGCCGACCGGGCAGTCGTCATGCGGCGTGGCCGTAATGCCGGGGAAACCAAACCGAAACCGGAAAATCGACAAGAGATCGTATCGATGATCGTAGGGGCCTAA
- a CDS encoding sugar ABC transporter substrate-binding protein: MEKVKIPISTRLVRFLLLSISLAASAHAEAIKVGFITKFPADFFFTLQNAAKEYASKNSDVQIVFGQGQSATDTAGQINLIESMVSQGVKGIAITPVSPELIPALDKAVAAGVKVVLMDNDLPSWNAKSAVVATNNLEGGKLAGKWLATKLKAGDKMAVLEGVPGVPALDDRVKGMIAGLGGLEVKVVGKAPTNCTRELGVSGAEDLLTANPGVAAIYSACGPPALGAIQAIAHSGSKQHIILVGFDALPEEIKEINAGNEDASVAQFPKKIGELGVSTLVKVIKGETVPPFVDTGTAIVTKENVNEFE; the protein is encoded by the coding sequence ATGGAAAAAGTGAAAATACCAATATCAACCAGGTTAGTTCGGTTCCTCCTGCTAAGCATAAGCCTAGCAGCATCTGCGCATGCGGAAGCGATCAAGGTAGGATTCATTACAAAATTCCCCGCTGATTTCTTTTTCACGCTGCAAAATGCCGCGAAGGAATACGCCTCAAAGAATTCGGATGTGCAGATTGTCTTTGGTCAAGGCCAGTCGGCCACTGATACGGCCGGTCAGATCAATCTGATCGAGTCGATGGTTTCCCAAGGGGTTAAAGGGATCGCGATCACGCCCGTCAGTCCCGAGCTCATTCCGGCGCTTGATAAGGCGGTGGCCGCCGGGGTGAAAGTCGTGCTTATGGACAATGACCTTCCGAGCTGGAACGCAAAGAGCGCGGTGGTTGCCACCAATAATCTGGAGGGCGGAAAGCTCGCCGGCAAATGGCTCGCCACTAAACTGAAGGCCGGCGACAAGATGGCCGTTCTCGAGGGGGTCCCTGGGGTGCCCGCTCTGGACGACCGGGTCAAAGGCATGATCGCGGGTCTGGGGGGACTTGAGGTCAAAGTGGTTGGAAAGGCACCCACGAACTGCACCAGGGAACTCGGCGTTTCAGGGGCCGAAGACCTCCTGACGGCCAACCCAGGGGTTGCCGCGATCTATTCTGCGTGCGGACCGCCGGCGCTCGGAGCCATCCAGGCAATCGCCCATTCGGGCAGCAAGCAGCATATCATCCTGGTCGGATTCGATGCGCTTCCCGAAGAAATCAAGGAGATCAACGCTGGGAATGAGGATGCTTCGGTCGCGCAATTTCCAAAGAAAATCGGAGAACTCGGCGTCAGCACGCTGGTGAAGGTGATCAAAGGCGAAACCGTACCTCCTTTCGTCGATACCGGTACCGCTATCGTGACAAAGGAGAATGTGAACGAGTTCGAATAG
- a CDS encoding FadR family transcriptional regulator gives MPIQVIEPRRLYVQIADQIRSLIDNGEFSPGSRLPTERELAKRLGVSRPSVREALIALEAEGYVDVRPGSGILVTNPQGATGGFWSDEGPLEILQARCLIEGEIAAEVAPAVRKKDIAALEQIVLQMEGAADASTRLTADRQFHQYIAAKLANKVLLRLVTELFYQRDGPLARQFATHFDNAKSWTEASDEHRQIVAALATRDAERARKAMRDHLRKAYKRWAQDLERGARTGSRHAPRRRSSIDADGAVPIARGESSARG, from the coding sequence ATGCCGATCCAGGTCATCGAGCCGCGCCGCCTTTACGTGCAGATCGCCGATCAAATCCGGTCGTTGATCGACAATGGCGAGTTTTCGCCCGGGAGTCGTCTCCCGACCGAACGAGAACTGGCCAAGCGGCTCGGCGTTTCCCGGCCGTCCGTGCGTGAGGCGCTGATTGCCTTGGAGGCGGAAGGCTATGTCGACGTGCGCCCGGGCTCGGGCATCCTGGTCACAAACCCCCAAGGCGCAACGGGGGGGTTTTGGAGCGATGAGGGGCCGCTGGAAATCCTGCAGGCCCGGTGCCTGATCGAAGGGGAGATCGCGGCGGAGGTTGCGCCGGCGGTCCGGAAGAAGGACATCGCCGCGCTCGAGCAGATTGTCCTGCAGATGGAAGGTGCAGCAGATGCGTCCACCCGTCTGACCGCCGACCGGCAGTTTCACCAGTACATCGCGGCGAAGCTTGCGAACAAGGTGCTGCTCCGGCTGGTGACGGAACTGTTCTATCAGCGCGATGGCCCGCTGGCCCGTCAGTTCGCAACCCATTTTGACAACGCCAAAAGCTGGACGGAGGCTTCGGACGAACACCGTCAGATCGTGGCGGCGCTGGCGACGCGCGACGCCGAACGAGCCCGCAAGGCGATGCGCGACCACCTGCGAAAAGCGTATAAGCGTTGGGCCCAGGACCTGGAGCGCGGCGCTCGAACCGGCTCCCGCCATGCCCCGCGCCGGCGCTCCTCGATCGACGCAGACGGCGCGGTGCCGATTGCGCGAGGCGAGTCGAGCGCACGCGGCTAA